One genomic region from Candidatus Hydrogenedentota bacterium encodes:
- a CDS encoding sigma-54-dependent Fis family transcriptional regulator has translation MRQMLEAAFADHGYTVETAASGAEAISKLQLTPFDVVITDMNMPEGTGLDVLRAAKAVSSDTGVIIVTAYGTIDTAVEAMRLGAYDFVTKPFRLSDIERKVARILRGRSGAEARPAQTWIHPSVQHMIGASAQIRKLMKLIIKIAPSNSSVLITGPSGVGKELVARAIHEASGRRDNPFVALNCAALAPGVLESELFGHEKGAFTGADGRYVGRFEKAHTGTLFLDEVGEIDPSIQTKLLRVLQEGELERVGGGQPLKVDVRIVAATNRDLREAIEEGSFREDFYYRLNVFSLEVSALRERRDDIPALVDHFLRKFSLELGKEVLEVEDDVMGVLLNYTWPGNVRELENTIERAVVLCDGDCITRDELPPQMLQVSMENPSPMPTLAIPEGSLIERTDKLESDLIQGALERFRWNKTKAAEHLGLKRTTLQYKIKKYGLE, from the coding sequence ATGCGACAGATGTTGGAAGCGGCCTTTGCCGACCATGGATATACGGTCGAAACGGCGGCCAGCGGCGCCGAAGCCATCAGCAAACTCCAGTTGACCCCTTTTGATGTGGTCATCACGGACATGAACATGCCCGAAGGCACGGGGCTGGACGTGTTGCGGGCGGCCAAGGCGGTTTCCTCCGATACCGGCGTGATCATCGTCACGGCCTATGGCACCATCGATACGGCGGTCGAAGCCATGCGTCTCGGCGCCTACGACTTTGTGACCAAGCCCTTCCGGCTTTCGGACATCGAGCGCAAAGTCGCGCGAATTCTTCGCGGGCGTTCGGGAGCGGAAGCCCGCCCCGCCCAGACGTGGATTCACCCTTCCGTCCAGCACATGATCGGGGCAAGCGCCCAGATCCGCAAGCTGATGAAGCTCATCATCAAGATCGCCCCGAGCAACAGTTCCGTGCTGATTACGGGGCCCAGCGGTGTGGGCAAAGAGCTCGTCGCCCGCGCCATTCACGAGGCCAGTGGCCGCCGTGACAATCCTTTTGTGGCGCTGAACTGCGCCGCCCTGGCACCGGGCGTGCTGGAGAGCGAGCTTTTCGGCCACGAGAAGGGCGCCTTCACGGGAGCCGACGGGCGCTATGTGGGCCGCTTCGAAAAAGCCCACACGGGCACCCTCTTCCTGGACGAAGTCGGCGAGATTGACCCCTCCATCCAGACCAAGCTGCTGCGGGTGCTTCAAGAGGGCGAGCTCGAGCGCGTCGGCGGCGGCCAGCCCCTCAAGGTCGATGTTCGCATCGTGGCGGCCACGAATCGCGACCTGCGGGAAGCGATTGAAGAAGGGAGCTTTCGGGAGGACTTCTACTACCGGCTCAACGTATTCTCCCTGGAAGTGAGCGCCCTCCGCGAGCGGCGCGACGACATCCCGGCGCTGGTGGACCATTTCCTGCGCAAGTTTTCGTTAGAATTGGGCAAGGAAGTATTGGAAGTCGAAGACGACGTCATGGGCGTATTGCTGAATTATACGTGGCCCGGCAACGTGCGGGAACTGGAAAACACCATCGAGCGCGCCGTGGTGCTGTGCGACGGCGACTGCATTACGCGGGACGAACTCCCCCCCCAGATGCTTCAGGTGTCGATGGAAAACCCCTCGCCCATGCCCACGCTGGCCATTCCCGAGGGCTCCCTCATCGAGCGCACGGACAAGCTGGAAAGCGATCTGATCCAGGGGGCACTGGAACGATTCCGGTGGAACAAGACCAAGGCCGCCGAACATCTGGGCCTCAAACGCACCACGCTCCAGTATAAGATCAAGAAGTACGGACTGGAATAG
- a CDS encoding response regulator: MSTILSIDDSAQMRHIVQGASEMLGYDFMGAPDGEAGLEILESHWEDVSLIMLDVNMPGISGFEVLKRLKADERFKPIPVIMVTTESERKSIIDAIKTGAANYITKPFAQEELATKMVEHLGEL; the protein is encoded by the coding sequence ATGTCGACCATTCTATCCATCGATGATTCCGCGCAGATGCGCCATATAGTGCAGGGGGCCTCGGAAATGCTGGGCTACGACTTCATGGGCGCGCCCGATGGTGAGGCCGGCCTGGAGATTCTGGAGAGCCACTGGGAGGACGTGTCGCTTATCATGCTGGATGTGAACATGCCGGGCATCAGCGGCTTCGAAGTGCTCAAGCGCCTGAAGGCCGACGAGCGATTCAAGCCGATTCCGGTGATCATGGTCACCACGGAGAGCGAACGGAAGTCCATTATCGACGCCATTAAGACCGGAGCCGCGAACTACATCACGAAGCCCTTCGCCCAGGAGGAACTGGCGACCAAGATGGTGGAGCACTTGGGGGAATTATGA